One window from the genome of Flexibacter flexilis DSM 6793 encodes:
- a CDS encoding D-alanine--D-alanine ligase family protein, with protein MIRIGIFFGGQSREREISFAGGRTVYDNLNKDLFEAVPVFVDSLGNFILLNWEFIYKGTIRDFYPPASVLDIKNAEFQIYIESLGEMSRTEQDQLISQVGCRLNPDEFGSLFDFAFLALHGPYGEDGNIQGILEWYGIPYSGSGILPSAIGINKLIQKDLMTQTGFKRPQSLTLSKDKWLQTTDVNTLLIEASAIVGFPFVIKAPCQGSSIGVTVLQEKNAQAFTDAINKSFFLQHIERSQWQTLSREQKVNFIRTLTDIREGIGMPVTVRGGVFDNHVIYSPSELLAFLDNENYGASLLLESTDSEEMIIMEGFIEGREFSCIVVQDEYGQAIALPPTEIVKRQTLFDYRSKYLPGMSRKITPINIQTPYIQRIKEECIELFNKLQFSVYARIDGFINEAGDVFLNDPNTTSGMLPSSFFFHQAAEIGLNPSQFLTYIIRTSLAERIRTGKKVAVFKQVLNKLDSALEHLHNNPTAKTRVAIIMGGFSSERHISVESGRNIYEKLASSGKYEPVPVFLTGSEQKHELYVMPINIMLKDNADDIREKVKSKDKPHEALVQIREEAQNITGKYVSNHISKAEEITYKKLATLVDEVFIALHGRPGEDGAVQQQLEKVGLPYNGSGVGSSQITINKYETNEILAQHGILVAQHTLVHETAWQADTAAEVARLEKTFQYPFIAKPADDGCSSAVKKIKNRAELEAFAALMFRKIEGLESSVAQVLNLRPNEEFPQKRYFMVETLISANGAAHFLEITGGMLTHNRNGERVYEVFEPSETLASGEVLSLEEKFLAGEGQNITPARFHKDAAAQQKVSAQVRAELERVAKILNVEGYCRIDAFVRVYDDLRAETIIIEINSLPGMTPATCIFHQCAINGYKPYQFIDKILEYGKSKAGAVA; from the coding sequence ATGATTAGAATCGGTATTTTCTTTGGGGGACAATCGCGCGAGCGCGAAATCTCCTTTGCGGGTGGCCGCACTGTATATGACAACCTCAACAAAGATTTGTTTGAGGCCGTACCTGTTTTTGTGGACAGTTTGGGCAATTTTATTTTGCTCAATTGGGAGTTTATCTACAAAGGCACGATTCGGGATTTCTATCCACCTGCCAGCGTACTGGACATCAAAAATGCAGAATTTCAAATTTATATAGAGTCTTTGGGCGAAATGAGCCGCACAGAGCAAGACCAACTCATTAGCCAAGTGGGTTGCCGCCTCAACCCCGACGAGTTCGGTAGCCTTTTCGATTTTGCTTTCTTGGCTTTGCATGGCCCTTACGGCGAAGATGGCAACATTCAGGGCATTTTGGAATGGTACGGAATCCCGTACTCAGGTTCGGGTATTTTGCCTTCGGCTATCGGCATCAACAAACTTATTCAAAAAGATTTGATGACCCAAACGGGCTTCAAACGCCCGCAAAGCCTAACACTTTCCAAAGATAAATGGCTACAAACCACCGACGTAAATACGTTGCTGATTGAGGCCAGTGCCATTGTTGGATTTCCTTTTGTCATCAAAGCACCGTGCCAAGGTTCGTCTATTGGCGTAACGGTTTTGCAAGAAAAAAACGCCCAAGCCTTCACCGATGCCATCAACAAAAGCTTCTTTTTGCAACACATTGAGCGCAGCCAATGGCAAACCCTTTCGCGTGAGCAAAAAGTAAACTTTATCCGTACCCTTACCGACATTCGGGAAGGTATCGGAATGCCCGTAACCGTGCGCGGCGGCGTGTTCGACAACCATGTCATTTATAGCCCAAGCGAACTATTAGCCTTTTTGGATAATGAAAATTATGGCGCGTCTTTGCTCTTAGAAAGCACCGACAGCGAAGAAATGATTATTATGGAAGGCTTCATTGAAGGCCGCGAGTTTTCGTGTATCGTGGTGCAAGACGAATACGGCCAAGCCATCGCCTTACCGCCAACCGAGATTGTCAAACGCCAAACGCTTTTCGATTATCGTTCCAAATACTTGCCAGGCATGAGCCGCAAGATTACACCTATCAATATCCAAACGCCTTACATTCAGCGCATCAAAGAAGAATGTATTGAGCTTTTTAATAAATTACAATTCAGTGTTTACGCACGCATCGACGGCTTTATTAACGAAGCAGGGGACGTGTTCCTCAACGACCCCAACACTACGTCTGGAATGTTGCCATCGTCGTTCTTTTTCCATCAGGCTGCCGAAATCGGCCTGAATCCGTCGCAGTTCCTGACTTATATTATTCGCACTTCGTTGGCGGAGCGTATTCGTACAGGCAAAAAAGTAGCGGTTTTCAAACAAGTTTTGAACAAATTGGATAGTGCTTTAGAACATTTGCACAACAACCCAACCGCCAAAACGCGCGTGGCCATTATCATGGGCGGATTTTCTTCGGAAAGACATATTTCAGTAGAAAGTGGCCGTAACATTTACGAAAAATTGGCTTCTTCGGGCAAATATGAACCCGTTCCCGTATTCCTGACGGGCAGCGAACAAAAGCATGAACTTTATGTAATGCCAATTAATATCATGCTCAAAGACAATGCCGACGACATTCGCGAGAAAGTAAAAAGCAAAGACAAACCGCATGAAGCGTTGGTACAGATTCGCGAGGAAGCCCAAAACATTACGGGCAAATACGTGTCCAACCACATCAGCAAAGCCGAAGAAATTACCTATAAAAAGTTAGCAACCTTAGTAGATGAAGTGTTCATTGCGCTGCATGGCCGCCCAGGGGAAGACGGAGCTGTACAGCAACAACTCGAAAAAGTAGGTTTGCCTTACAACGGTTCGGGCGTGGGCAGTTCGCAAATCACCATCAACAAATACGAAACCAACGAGATTTTGGCGCAACACGGCATCTTGGTAGCGCAACACACGTTGGTACACGAAACCGCGTGGCAAGCCGACACCGCCGCAGAAGTGGCGCGTCTGGAAAAAACATTCCAGTACCCATTTATCGCTAAGCCAGCCGATGACGGTTGCAGTTCGGCGGTGAAAAAAATTAAAAATCGTGCAGAATTGGAAGCCTTCGCCGCTTTGATGTTCCGCAAAATAGAAGGATTGGAATCGTCGGTGGCGCAAGTGCTAAACCTTCGCCCCAATGAGGAATTTCCACAAAAACGTTATTTCATGGTTGAAACGCTGATTTCGGCCAATGGCGCAGCACATTTCTTAGAAATTACGGGCGGAATGCTTACGCACAACCGCAACGGCGAGCGTGTGTACGAGGTTTTCGAGCCTTCGGAAACACTTGCTTCGGGCGAAGTGCTTTCTTTGGAAGAAAAATTCTTAGCAGGTGAAGGCCAAAACATTACGCCTGCACGTTTCCACAAAGACGCTGCCGCACAACAAAAAGTTTCGGCGCAAGTGCGTGCCGAGCTGGAGCGCGTGGCCAAGATTCTGAACGTAGAAGGCTATTGCCGCATAGATGCGTTTGTACGTGTGTACGACGATTTACGCGCCGAAACCATCATTATCGAAATCAATTCGCTGCCCGGCATGACACCAGCCACTTGTATTTTCCATCAATGCGCCATCAACGGCTACAAGCCTTACCAGTTCATTGACAAAATATTGGAATACGGCAAAAGTAAAGCAGGCGCAGTGGCCTAA
- a CDS encoding DMT family transporter: MPHQQASPKDYLHLHFLVLIWGFTSILGALVSIPSVELTFYRTLTACLLMPLVLVLRKVSFQLPRKAMLQMMAAGVLIAIHWILFFGAARVSNVSTCLAGISTSSLWTSLLEPLITKRKFLWFELIIGVVVMAGLYVIFYYEFDKAIGLAMGIVSALFATIFSILNGNFTKHHNSLVITFYEMAGALLGIVLFLPAYAYFFAENQILQLVPTATDWVCILILGGICTVYAYAAAVKLMQKFSAFAMNLTINLEPVYGIILAFLIFGEKEKMTSGFYIGTMIILVSVLSYPVINRRLRKHELLK; encoded by the coding sequence ATGCCACACCAACAGGCCAGCCCCAAAGATTATTTGCACTTGCATTTTTTAGTATTGATTTGGGGATTTACGTCCATTTTGGGCGCGTTAGTCAGTATTCCGAGTGTAGAATTGACTTTTTATAGAACTCTTACCGCTTGTCTGCTCATGCCTTTGGTGTTGGTTTTGCGCAAAGTTTCGTTTCAGTTGCCGCGCAAAGCGATGTTGCAAATGATGGCCGCTGGCGTGCTGATAGCCATTCACTGGATTTTGTTTTTTGGTGCGGCGCGTGTGTCGAACGTGTCCACGTGTTTGGCGGGTATTTCTACGAGTTCGTTGTGGACGAGTTTGCTCGAACCGCTGATTACCAAACGAAAATTTTTGTGGTTCGAACTCATTATCGGCGTGGTGGTAATGGCTGGGCTATACGTGATTTTTTATTATGAATTTGATAAAGCGATTGGTTTGGCGATGGGCATTGTGTCGGCACTTTTTGCCACGATATTCAGTATCTTGAACGGTAATTTTACCAAACATCATAACTCTTTGGTGATTACGTTTTATGAGATGGCGGGTGCGCTGCTGGGGATTGTGTTGTTTTTGCCTGCTTACGCTTACTTTTTTGCTGAAAACCAAATTTTACAGCTTGTCCCGACGGCGACGGATTGGGTTTGTATCCTGATTTTGGGCGGCATTTGTACGGTGTATGCCTACGCGGCAGCCGTGAAGCTGATGCAAAAGTTTTCGGCTTTTGCTATGAACCTGACAATCAACTTAGAACCTGTGTACGGAATTATCTTGGCTTTTCTTATTTTTGGAGAAAAAGAGAAAATGACATCGGGCTTTTATATCGGTACGATGATTATTTTGGTGTCGGTGCTTTCGTACCCCGTCATTAACCGCCGCCTTCGCAAACACGAATTACTCAAATAA
- the porU gene encoding type IX secretion system sortase PorU yields the protein MLNLLTMISFSRQKMYFCLLALGLFFGQVNAQTVYELRWESARAVPRVETATLAPALTFENSVNLPENQYLPQKSITLNGKIQAATLQKAVYAPLSTAEKASSDTAFITSEPAISYAVGIERGQHKTDVRIVPLRRNTTTHKLEKLVRFELKTTVIPTKKASYKTAKTLAQSNSVLSSGTWHKLGITQKGLYKIDRSMLANMGFNVGSLDPRKIKIYGNGGGLLPQSNAAARANDLTENAIVVVGQEDGSFDSGDYVLFYAQDAYRWAYNSANKIFMRENNFYADTAYYFLTVSETEGLRVQPRATETLGTSHINSFDDYQIYEQDKYNPYNTGRVWYGENFDLTTQRDFSFSASGIDGTRSAKVRVATMAHSLNVPTSFTVNINGSNQSSLLNLSGFANSDYPVYGVDATGIYTLNLPDGSDNVAVKLSYNKNGNSSAIGYLNYIEVNMPRKLALYGEQTAFRRASTLGSNGVLTYALKAASGSVIWDITSPQTAVGQEYAANGDSLLFAVNNEGLLREFVVFNKNASIPAPTWVGRIANQNLHSYTTPDLVIITPPVFLSEAQRLAAFRNSNDGLDVQVATTTAIYNEFSSGAQDLVALRDFVRMLYLNDSDKLKYVLLFGDCSFDYKGRTINKTNFVPTYQSNSSIAQLYNTFCSDDFIGLMDSTEGTWTDASNERMDLGVGRLPVRSQTEAKAMVDKFISYATNKKSLGTWRTRLAFVAEQDKAANINFLQQAEGVEQPIETSKPAYNLMKVYQTSYPTVATPSGQRSPATAAAINEAVERGSLIVSYLGHGGELQWANSYILTLDQINAWNNPDNMPFFITATCDFVAHDNPAITSGGESIVLHPNGGGIGIIGASRPVFSSSNESFNNAFYATILQKIEGKYQRLGDVMRTTKNNSMAGLYNKSYVLMSDPSARLAYPSEDIVITSINGKQLTTTTSDTISGLEKVTIEGEVQSLGTKMNNFNGTIYCTVYDQPTTMNGYDGISTPITYKVRRDIIFKGEAHVKNGAFSLEFIAPKDISYNFGDGKMSFYAKQDSSMTDATGAAAGLTIGGSAEAITDENPPVVELFMNDTTFVNGGITDANPLFLAKLTDDNGINVSTKGIGHEMTLVIDGDDNNLLIVNDYYQTVAGTYQKGYVRYPLSNLSDGTHTARFKAWDTHNNSAESVIHFVVTSSPNLVIDELFSYPNPFTDFTNFGFTHNKAGQDLTVSVEIFDVIGQKVKHLETTLVASDARVGLSSQLRWNGDTDNGSKLRSGMYVYRLKVSTSDGKSAHKTDKLVLVR from the coding sequence ATGCTCAACTTATTGACCATGATAAGTTTTTCGCGCCAAAAAATGTATTTCTGTTTGTTGGCTTTGGGCTTGTTTTTTGGACAAGTTAATGCCCAAACAGTTTACGAACTTCGTTGGGAAAGTGCGCGTGCTGTGCCGCGTGTGGAAACGGCTACATTAGCTCCTGCGCTTACGTTTGAAAACAGCGTTAATTTGCCCGAAAACCAATATTTACCCCAAAAAAGCATTACGCTCAACGGAAAAATACAGGCTGCAACGCTTCAAAAAGCGGTTTACGCGCCACTTTCGACGGCAGAAAAAGCAAGTTCGGATACGGCATTTATTACTTCTGAGCCAGCGATTAGTTACGCCGTAGGCATAGAACGCGGCCAACATAAAACAGATGTTCGCATTGTGCCGCTGCGCCGTAATACCACCACGCACAAGCTCGAAAAACTCGTGCGCTTTGAGCTGAAAACAACCGTTATTCCAACCAAAAAAGCAAGCTATAAAACCGCCAAAACCTTAGCGCAAAGCAATTCGGTATTGTCGTCGGGAACGTGGCATAAGTTGGGTATTACGCAAAAAGGACTTTACAAAATAGACCGCAGTATGCTGGCCAATATGGGTTTTAATGTGGGAAGTCTTGACCCTCGCAAAATTAAAATCTATGGCAACGGAGGCGGTTTGTTGCCGCAATCTAACGCGGCGGCACGTGCCAACGACCTGACGGAAAATGCCATCGTGGTAGTAGGGCAGGAGGATGGCTCTTTTGATTCTGGTGATTACGTGTTGTTCTATGCGCAAGATGCCTATCGTTGGGCGTATAATTCTGCTAATAAGATTTTTATGCGCGAAAATAATTTCTATGCGGATACGGCTTATTATTTTCTGACGGTGTCGGAGACGGAAGGTTTGCGCGTGCAGCCGCGAGCAACCGAAACGCTGGGAACTTCGCACATTAACAGTTTTGACGATTATCAGATTTACGAGCAGGATAAATATAATCCGTATAACACGGGGCGTGTTTGGTACGGCGAAAATTTTGACCTCACAACGCAGCGCGATTTTAGTTTTTCTGCCTCAGGTATAGATGGTACGCGTTCGGCCAAAGTGCGTGTAGCAACGATGGCGCATTCGTTGAATGTTCCGACTTCATTTACGGTGAATATTAACGGGTCGAATCAAAGCAGCCTTCTGAACTTATCAGGATTTGCCAATAGCGATTATCCTGTTTATGGCGTAGATGCAACAGGTATTTATACATTGAATTTGCCCGACGGTTCGGATAATGTAGCCGTAAAGCTTTCTTACAATAAAAATGGCAACAGCTCCGCCATTGGGTATTTGAATTACATAGAAGTAAATATGCCTCGCAAACTGGCTTTGTATGGCGAACAAACCGCCTTCCGTCGGGCAAGCACACTGGGAAGTAATGGCGTGCTTACTTATGCTTTAAAGGCGGCTTCAGGCTCAGTGATTTGGGATATTACCAGTCCTCAAACAGCTGTCGGCCAAGAATATGCAGCGAATGGAGATTCGTTGTTATTTGCCGTAAATAATGAAGGCTTGTTGCGGGAGTTTGTGGTATTTAATAAAAATGCCTCTATTCCTGCACCTACTTGGGTGGGGCGTATCGCCAATCAAAATTTACATTCCTATACTACGCCTGATTTGGTGATTATTACACCCCCCGTTTTTTTGAGTGAAGCGCAACGCTTGGCCGCTTTCAGAAATAGTAATGACGGTTTGGACGTACAAGTAGCCACTACCACAGCGATATACAATGAGTTTTCGTCTGGGGCGCAGGATTTGGTGGCCTTGCGGGACTTTGTGAGAATGTTGTATCTGAATGATTCGGACAAACTCAAGTATGTCTTGCTGTTTGGAGATTGCTCTTTTGACTACAAAGGACGCACGATTAACAAAACTAATTTTGTCCCAACCTATCAGTCCAACAGTTCTATTGCGCAATTGTACAATACTTTTTGCTCGGACGATTTTATTGGCCTCATGGATTCTACGGAAGGCACTTGGACAGATGCCAGCAACGAAAGAATGGATTTGGGTGTTGGTCGTTTGCCTGTTAGGTCGCAGACGGAAGCCAAAGCCATGGTAGATAAGTTTATTAGCTATGCCACCAATAAGAAAAGTTTGGGAACGTGGCGCACGCGATTGGCTTTTGTGGCCGAACAAGACAAAGCCGCGAATATCAACTTTTTACAACAAGCCGAAGGCGTGGAGCAACCTATCGAAACGTCTAAGCCTGCTTACAATCTGATGAAGGTATATCAGACGAGTTATCCAACGGTGGCTACTCCTTCTGGCCAACGCTCTCCAGCTACGGCAGCCGCCATCAACGAAGCAGTAGAGCGTGGTTCTTTGATAGTCAGTTATTTAGGGCATGGTGGTGAATTGCAGTGGGCTAACTCTTACATCTTGACGCTCGACCAAATCAACGCGTGGAACAATCCAGACAATATGCCATTTTTTATCACGGCAACCTGCGATTTTGTGGCACACGACAACCCTGCCATTACCTCAGGCGGAGAGTCTATTGTACTGCACCCCAACGGTGGCGGTATTGGTATTATCGGGGCGAGTAGGCCTGTGTTTTCAAGTTCTAATGAGTCTTTTAACAATGCTTTTTATGCTACTATTCTTCAAAAAATAGAAGGCAAATACCAGCGTTTGGGCGATGTGATGCGCACGACCAAAAACAACAGTATGGCAGGACTCTATAACAAGAGTTATGTGTTAATGTCTGACCCGTCGGCGCGTTTGGCTTATCCGTCAGAAGATATTGTCATTACAAGCATTAACGGCAAGCAGCTTACCACTACGACTAGCGACACCATTAGTGGCTTGGAAAAAGTTACGATAGAAGGAGAAGTGCAGAGCCTTGGTACGAAAATGAATAACTTTAACGGAACAATTTATTGTACCGTGTACGACCAGCCAACGACCATGAACGGATATGATGGCATTAGTACACCTATCACCTACAAGGTACGACGCGACATTATTTTTAAAGGAGAAGCCCACGTGAAAAATGGCGCGTTTTCTTTAGAGTTTATAGCACCCAAAGACATTAGTTATAATTTTGGTGATGGGAAAATGAGTTTTTATGCCAAGCAAGATAGCAGTATGACAGATGCGACTGGGGCAGCGGCAGGCCTGACCATTGGCGGTAGTGCCGAGGCTATTACAGACGAAAATCCACCTGTCGTAGAATTGTTTATGAACGATACTACATTTGTGAATGGCGGTATTACAGATGCCAATCCTTTGTTTTTGGCCAAGCTCACCGACGACAATGGCATCAATGTTTCTACCAAAGGCATTGGGCACGAAATGACATTGGTGATAGATGGAGATGATAATAATTTGCTCATTGTCAATGATTATTATCAAACGGTAGCAGGTACTTACCAAAAAGGATATGTGCGTTATCCGCTTTCAAATCTTTCGGACGGTACGCACACGGCACGTTTTAAGGCTTGGGATACGCATAACAATTCAGCGGAATCTGTCATTCACTTTGTCGTAACTAGTTCGCCAAATTTGGTAATAGACGAGCTGTTTAGCTATCCAAACCCGTTTACTGACTTTACTAATTTTGGGTTTACGCACAACAAAGCAGGCCAAGACCTGACGGTAAGTGTAGAAATATTTGATGTGATAGGGCAAAAAGTAAAACATTTGGAGACCACTCTTGTAGCAAGCGATGCGCGTGTGGGACTTAGTTCGCAGTTGCGTTGGAATGGCGACACAGACAATGGCTCAAAACTGCGGTCGGGTATGTATGTGTATCGCCTGAAGGTGAGCACCAGCGACGGAAAATCGGCGCATAAAACCGACAAATTAGTTTTAGTCCGATAA
- the porV gene encoding type IX secretion system outer membrane channel protein PorV: MSNKSVLGCLFSSALLLSTYSATVAQNETKTITTAVPFLTITPDSRAGGMGEAGSALSADANAMYWNTGKLAFNTQDFGAAVSYTPWLKYLNMNDLFVSYLSGYKKLRKEDAIGISMTYFSLGALHLTDESNNPLGDVNSNEYAISAAYSRQLSKTFGVGVAPKFIHSNLAGNGNYNGSSIRPANTVAVDLSAFYTKEINLNGRPAQMNLAGSITNFGPKVSYSDNNRRDFIPTTLRLGGSLTSTLDAYNTITFSLDLSKLMVPSPDSSKNLNDKSFISGAMGSFTDAPGGGKEELQEVMIGAGVEYWYDKLFALRGGYFHEAKEKGNRKYFTAGLGLRYQRFGVDFAYLVPVAQNSPLAETLRFSLLFDFEKAQKVVESVTD, from the coding sequence ATGTCAAATAAATCAGTTTTGGGTTGCCTTTTCTCGTCGGCCTTACTACTCTCCACTTATAGTGCAACGGTTGCACAAAACGAAACAAAGACTATTACAACAGCAGTACCATTCTTGACAATTACGCCTGACTCGCGTGCTGGCGGTATGGGTGAGGCGGGATCAGCTCTTTCGGCTGATGCCAATGCAATGTATTGGAACACAGGCAAATTAGCCTTTAATACACAAGATTTTGGGGCAGCAGTTTCTTATACGCCTTGGCTCAAATACTTAAATATGAATGATTTGTTTGTTTCGTATTTGAGTGGCTACAAAAAATTACGCAAAGAAGATGCTATTGGCATTTCGATGACTTATTTCAGCTTGGGCGCACTTCACCTAACAGACGAAAGTAACAACCCGTTAGGCGATGTCAATTCTAATGAATATGCAATTTCGGCAGCATATTCGCGCCAATTGAGCAAAACATTTGGTGTGGGTGTAGCACCTAAATTTATACACTCCAATTTAGCAGGCAACGGCAACTATAACGGTAGCTCAATTCGCCCCGCCAATACCGTAGCCGTGGACTTGTCGGCTTTTTATACGAAAGAAATAAACTTGAATGGCCGCCCTGCACAAATGAATTTGGCAGGCTCTATCACCAATTTTGGCCCTAAAGTGTCGTATTCGGACAACAACCGCCGCGACTTTATCCCAACTACTTTGCGTTTGGGCGGTAGTCTTACTTCTACGCTTGATGCCTACAATACCATTACGTTTTCTTTGGATTTGAGCAAACTCATGGTGCCTTCTCCAGACTCGTCCAAAAATCTGAATGATAAGAGTTTTATTAGTGGCGCGATGGGGTCGTTTACGGATGCTCCAGGTGGCGGCAAAGAAGAGTTGCAAGAAGTAATGATTGGGGCAGGTGTAGAATATTGGTACGACAAACTTTTTGCGTTGCGTGGCGGCTATTTCCACGAAGCTAAAGAAAAAGGTAATCGTAAATATTTCACGGCAGGTTTAGGCCTTCGTTACCAACGTTTTGGCGTGGATTTTGCGTACCTTGTTCCTGTGGCACAAAACAGCCCATTGGCCGAGACCTTGCGTTTTAGCTTGTTGTTCGACTTCGAGAAAGCGCAAAAAGTCGTAGAATCTGTAACAGACTAA
- the sufD gene encoding Fe-S cluster assembly protein SufD — protein sequence MKTTTDNTDLKNNLLASFEQQAQNQATYIIQKQAIENFERLGLPTTKHEEWKYTNLASTLKNSFAVAATSDVEAVPNLPFDLEANVLVFINGVFSSAASQVIAPETDLVILPMQEAFAQYPDLVTTHFARHADSEKEAFTALNTAFASNALFVHVPKNKVLAQPVVFYYLVDATQENVLVQPRSLVVLGENSQSKWIEIGLTAGENHVLSNGVTEIVASERALVEWYQMQLEGRVSINTTAVSIATGANFSALTVTANGQITRNNLQLLLNGPHCEGHMYGLYLGKGKSLIDNHTVADHRFPNCESNELYKGVLSDRATGVFNGKIFVKPDAQKTNAFQSNRNILLSDDANAYTKPQLEIFADDVKCSHGATVGTLDEEPLFYLRARGLSEDTARALLLHAFAADVLEKISIPELKEYADQQLEKWLNG from the coding sequence ACCGATTTGAAAAATAATTTGCTTGCCAGTTTTGAGCAACAAGCTCAAAATCAGGCTACTTATATTATTCAGAAACAAGCCATCGAAAATTTTGAGCGTTTGGGTTTGCCCACCACCAAGCACGAGGAATGGAAATATACCAACCTTGCCAGCACCCTCAAAAATTCGTTTGCAGTAGCGGCCACCAGCGACGTGGAAGCCGTGCCAAACTTGCCTTTTGACCTCGAAGCCAACGTATTGGTTTTTATCAATGGCGTGTTTTCGTCGGCAGCCTCACAAGTGATTGCGCCCGAAACAGATTTAGTGATTTTGCCGATGCAAGAAGCATTTGCGCAATATCCAGACCTCGTAACAACGCATTTTGCGCGTCACGCCGACAGCGAAAAAGAGGCTTTTACAGCTCTTAACACTGCTTTTGCGAGCAATGCACTTTTTGTGCACGTGCCTAAAAACAAAGTGTTGGCTCAGCCTGTCGTATTTTATTATTTGGTAGATGCCACGCAAGAAAACGTACTGGTTCAGCCGCGTTCTTTGGTCGTTTTGGGTGAAAACAGCCAATCCAAATGGATTGAAATCGGCCTTACGGCTGGCGAAAACCACGTGTTGAGCAATGGCGTAACCGAAATCGTGGCAAGCGAAAGAGCTTTGGTAGAATGGTATCAGATGCAATTGGAAGGCCGCGTGAGCATTAACACGACGGCGGTTTCTATTGCCACTGGCGCGAATTTTTCGGCACTGACCGTAACGGCCAACGGCCAAATTACCCGCAACAATTTGCAACTTTTGCTTAATGGTCCACATTGCGAAGGCCACATGTACGGTTTGTATTTGGGGAAAGGTAAAAGCCTGATAGACAACCACACGGTTGCCGACCACCGTTTCCCGAACTGCGAGAGCAACGAACTTTATAAAGGCGTTTTGAGCGACCGCGCAACGGGCGTTTTTAATGGTAAAATTTTTGTAAAACCCGACGCGCAAAAAACAAATGCGTTTCAGTCGAACCGAAATATTTTGCTTTCCGACGATGCCAACGCTTACACCAAGCCGCAATTAGAAATTTTTGCCGACGACGTAAAATGTTCGCATGGTGCCACTGTCGGGACATTGGACGAAGAGCCGCTATTTTATTTGCGTGCGCGTGGCCTAAGCGAAGACACGGCTCGCGCCTTGTTGCTTCATGCCTTTGCTGCCGACGTTTTGGAAAAAATCTCGATTCCAGAACTGAAAGAATACGCCGACCAACAACTTGAAAAGTGGCTTAACGGCTAA